One Phalacrocorax carbo chromosome 12, bPhaCar2.1, whole genome shotgun sequence genomic window carries:
- the LOC104043010 gene encoding cytochrome P450 2H1 isoform X1 — protein sequence MERQYRSQDGCCQPVWRLNKRFAVRCKMTDELHWLPPFQATMELLGMTTIFLLACISCLLLLATCRSISQKEKQPPGPITLPIIGSVLHLNPWNLPESLKKLSKKYGPVFTIHLGPQKVVVLYGYDVVKEALIDQADNFSGRGNLPLLKKLFQGKGIVTSNGETWKQLRRFALTTLRDFGMGKKSIEERIQEETHFLVERIRNKHGHPFNPGNFLIHAVSNIICSIVFGDRFDYDDKKFLSLIELLDENNKLQTSLQAQLYNFIPAVMENLPGPHQKMIKNIEKVDQFTLEIIAEHQQTLDPTCPRDFIDAFLNKMEQEKENGHSEFTVETLSRTTLDLFLAGTGTTSLTLRHGLLILQKYPEIVEGIQKEIDCVIGRDRSPCMADRSQMPYTDAVVHEIQRFIDFLPFNVPHTVIKDTKFRGYFIPKDTMIFPTLTSILHDRKEFPNPEKFDPGHFLNANGTFRKSDYFMPFSAGKRICAGEGLARMEIFIFLTAILQNFTLKPVVNHKDIDISPLVRTLVNIPRPYEVSFLPR from the exons ATGGAGAGACAGTACAGGTCACAGGACGGCTGTTGCCAGCCCGTTTGGAGACTAAACAAACGATTTGCTGTGCGTTGCAAAATGACTGATGAACTTCACTGGCTCCCTCCTTTTCAG gctACCATGGAGCTCCTGGGAATGACCACTATTTTCTTGCTGGCCTGCATTTCATGCCTTCTTCTCTTAGCCACATGCAGAAGCATATCGcaaaaagagaagcagcctCCTGGTCCCATCACACTCCCCATTATTGGAAGCGTACTCCACCTGAACCCGTGGAACTTGCCTGAAAGCTTGAAGAAG CTCAGCAAGAAGTATGGTCCTGTCTTCACAATACATTTAGGGCCACAAAAGGTTGTGGTGCTGTATGGCTATGATGTTGTGAAAGAAGCTCTGATTGATCAAGCAGATAACTTCAGCGGAAGAGGCAATCTACCACTGCTTAAAAAACTCTTCCAAGGAAAAG GCATTGTGACCAGCAACGGGGAGACCTGGAAGCAGCTCCGACGATTTGCGCTCACTACCCTGCGGGATtttgggatggggaagaagagcATCGAGGAGCGAATCCAGGAGGAAACTCATTTTCTGGTGGAGAGGATCAGGAACAAACATG GGCATCCCTTCAACCCTGGTAACTTCCTAATTCACGCTGTTTCCAATATCATCTGCTCCATCGTCTTTGGGGATCGGTTTGACTATGATGACAAGAAATTTCTATCTTTAATTGAGTTGCTAGACGAAAACAACAAGCTTCAGACCTCTCTACAAGCACAG ctatACAATTTCATCCCAGCTGTCATGGAGAATTTACCTGGGCCTCAtcaaaaaatgataaaaaatattgaaaaggtTGATCAATTTACTTTAGAAATTATAGCAGAACACCAGCAAACCCTGGATCCCACTTGTCCTCGAGATTTTATTGATGCTTTTCTTAACAAAATGGAACAG GAGAAAGAGAACGGTCACTCAGAATTCACCGTTGAGACCTTGAGCAGGACCACGCTTGACTTGTTCCTTGCAGGAACAGGGACCACCAGCCTCACACTGAGACACGGACTCCTGATTCTCCAGAAATACCCAGAGATAGTAG AGGGAATTCAAAAGGAGATTGACTGCGTGATTGGCCGGGACCGAAGCCCCTGCATGGCAGATCGGAGCCAGATGCCCTACACAGATGCTGTGGTCCACGAAATCCAGAGATTCATTGATTTCCTTCCATTTAACGTCCCACATACTGTGATCAAAGACACCAAGTTCAGAGGCTATTTTATCCCCAAG GACACTATGATATTCCCCACACTGACTTCCATCCTACATGATAGAAAGGAATTTCCAAATCCAGAAAAATTTGACCCGGGACACTTCCTGAATGCAAATGGTACCTTTAGAAAGAGCGACTACTTCATGCCATTTTCTGCAG GAAAACGCATCTGTGCAGGGGAAGGTCTGGCCCGGATGGAgatattcatatttttaacagCCATCCTGCAGAACTTTACTTTGAAACCTGTTGTGAATCACAAGGACATTGACATTTCCCCGCTAGTCAGGACCCTGGTAAATATTCCCCGACCTTACGAGGTCTCTTTTCTTCCGCGTTAG
- the LOC104043010 gene encoding cytochrome P450 2H1 isoform X2 codes for MELLGMTTIFLLACISCLLLLATCRSISQKEKQPPGPITLPIIGSVLHLNPWNLPESLKKLSKKYGPVFTIHLGPQKVVVLYGYDVVKEALIDQADNFSGRGNLPLLKKLFQGKGIVTSNGETWKQLRRFALTTLRDFGMGKKSIEERIQEETHFLVERIRNKHGHPFNPGNFLIHAVSNIICSIVFGDRFDYDDKKFLSLIELLDENNKLQTSLQAQLYNFIPAVMENLPGPHQKMIKNIEKVDQFTLEIIAEHQQTLDPTCPRDFIDAFLNKMEQEKENGHSEFTVETLSRTTLDLFLAGTGTTSLTLRHGLLILQKYPEIVEGIQKEIDCVIGRDRSPCMADRSQMPYTDAVVHEIQRFIDFLPFNVPHTVIKDTKFRGYFIPKDTMIFPTLTSILHDRKEFPNPEKFDPGHFLNANGTFRKSDYFMPFSAGKRICAGEGLARMEIFIFLTAILQNFTLKPVVNHKDIDISPLVRTLVNIPRPYEVSFLPR; via the exons ATGGAGCTCCTGGGAATGACCACTATTTTCTTGCTGGCCTGCATTTCATGCCTTCTTCTCTTAGCCACATGCAGAAGCATATCGcaaaaagagaagcagcctCCTGGTCCCATCACACTCCCCATTATTGGAAGCGTACTCCACCTGAACCCGTGGAACTTGCCTGAAAGCTTGAAGAAG CTCAGCAAGAAGTATGGTCCTGTCTTCACAATACATTTAGGGCCACAAAAGGTTGTGGTGCTGTATGGCTATGATGTTGTGAAAGAAGCTCTGATTGATCAAGCAGATAACTTCAGCGGAAGAGGCAATCTACCACTGCTTAAAAAACTCTTCCAAGGAAAAG GCATTGTGACCAGCAACGGGGAGACCTGGAAGCAGCTCCGACGATTTGCGCTCACTACCCTGCGGGATtttgggatggggaagaagagcATCGAGGAGCGAATCCAGGAGGAAACTCATTTTCTGGTGGAGAGGATCAGGAACAAACATG GGCATCCCTTCAACCCTGGTAACTTCCTAATTCACGCTGTTTCCAATATCATCTGCTCCATCGTCTTTGGGGATCGGTTTGACTATGATGACAAGAAATTTCTATCTTTAATTGAGTTGCTAGACGAAAACAACAAGCTTCAGACCTCTCTACAAGCACAG ctatACAATTTCATCCCAGCTGTCATGGAGAATTTACCTGGGCCTCAtcaaaaaatgataaaaaatattgaaaaggtTGATCAATTTACTTTAGAAATTATAGCAGAACACCAGCAAACCCTGGATCCCACTTGTCCTCGAGATTTTATTGATGCTTTTCTTAACAAAATGGAACAG GAGAAAGAGAACGGTCACTCAGAATTCACCGTTGAGACCTTGAGCAGGACCACGCTTGACTTGTTCCTTGCAGGAACAGGGACCACCAGCCTCACACTGAGACACGGACTCCTGATTCTCCAGAAATACCCAGAGATAGTAG AGGGAATTCAAAAGGAGATTGACTGCGTGATTGGCCGGGACCGAAGCCCCTGCATGGCAGATCGGAGCCAGATGCCCTACACAGATGCTGTGGTCCACGAAATCCAGAGATTCATTGATTTCCTTCCATTTAACGTCCCACATACTGTGATCAAAGACACCAAGTTCAGAGGCTATTTTATCCCCAAG GACACTATGATATTCCCCACACTGACTTCCATCCTACATGATAGAAAGGAATTTCCAAATCCAGAAAAATTTGACCCGGGACACTTCCTGAATGCAAATGGTACCTTTAGAAAGAGCGACTACTTCATGCCATTTTCTGCAG GAAAACGCATCTGTGCAGGGGAAGGTCTGGCCCGGATGGAgatattcatatttttaacagCCATCCTGCAGAACTTTACTTTGAAACCTGTTGTGAATCACAAGGACATTGACATTTCCCCGCTAGTCAGGACCCTGGTAAATATTCCCCGACCTTACGAGGTCTCTTTTCTTCCGCGTTAG